From a region of the Lactuca sativa cultivar Salinas chromosome 4, Lsat_Salinas_v11, whole genome shotgun sequence genome:
- the LOC128133764 gene encoding AP-2 complex subunit alpha-2-like: MVKVSAYLLGEYSHLLARRPGCSPKDIFVIIHEKLPTVSTPTISILLSTYAKILMHSQPPDPELQNQIWAIFSKYETCIDTEIQQRAVQLFIFNSTLAKILNF; encoded by the exons ATGGTGAAG GTTAGCGCTTATCTGCTTGGAGAATACAGCCATCTTTTGGCCAGACGACCTGGGTGTAGCCCAAAGGACATTTTTGTCATTATACATGAGAAGCTTCCTACTGTATC GACTCCAACAATATCCATTCTTCTCTCAACATACGCAAAGATTTTGATGCACTCTCAACCACCAGATCCCGAATTACAAAACCAGATCTGGGCAATATTCAGCAA ATATGAAACATGCATTGATACTGAGATACAACAAAGAGCTGTACAGCTATTCATTTTCAATAGCacacttgcaaaaattttaaacttttaa